A single window of Streptomyces sp. NBC_00464 DNA harbors:
- a CDS encoding ABC transporter ATP-binding protein, which produces MSTTGVLEVADLHVDFDGVAAVRGVGFTLRRGEVLGLVGESGSGKSATALAVMGLLPAGARVRGSVRLAGSGEGGGTTELVGADDRVLSSVRGSRIGMVFQDPLSAFTPVYRIGDQIAEAVRTHRDVSRERARADAVDLLDLVGIPEPRTRAQAFPHEFSGGMRQRAMIAMAIANDPDVIVADEPTTALDVTVQAQVLDVLRTAQRETGAALLLVSHDLGVIAGVADRVAVMYAGRIVETAPASGLFRRPRMPYTLGLIGAVPRIDGPSDVLVPIPGSPPAAGRLPQGCAFAPRCPLAEDRCTTAEPPLTGGGEGDGHLAACVRADEIAGRALSPAEVFPVPAIPARGQAPGDPVLRVTGLTKTFPVLKGTAFKRRVGSIHAVDGVDLDIRAGETLALVGESGSGKSTTLFELLNLARPEGGEIELFGRSLDGLSKRDRKALRGRVQIVFQDPMASLDPRMPVGDIVAEPLRAQGADRATVARRIPELLTQVGLEPEHAERFPHAFSGGQRQRIGIARALSVEPELLVLDEPVSALDVSVQAGVLNLLQRLKAELGLAYLFVSHDLSVVRHIADRVSVVYLGRTVESGTADEVFEQPGHPYTRALLSAVPLPDPERERRRTRILLAGDPPSPTLRHEGCRFRSRCPVYAELAGPERGRCESEVPAMDRTAHTAACHFPRRAVTV; this is translated from the coding sequence ATGAGCACGACCGGGGTACTGGAGGTGGCGGACCTCCACGTCGACTTCGACGGTGTGGCGGCCGTGCGCGGCGTCGGCTTCACCCTGCGCCGCGGCGAAGTGCTCGGCCTGGTGGGGGAGTCGGGGTCGGGGAAGTCGGCCACCGCGCTCGCGGTGATGGGGCTGCTGCCGGCCGGTGCCCGGGTACGGGGATCCGTCCGGCTCGCGGGCAGCGGTGAGGGCGGCGGGACGACCGAGCTCGTCGGCGCCGACGACCGCGTGCTGTCGTCCGTACGCGGCAGCCGCATCGGCATGGTCTTCCAGGACCCGCTCTCCGCCTTCACCCCGGTCTACCGGATCGGCGACCAGATCGCCGAGGCCGTCCGCACCCACCGCGACGTCTCCCGCGAGCGCGCCCGGGCCGATGCCGTGGACCTGCTGGACCTCGTCGGCATACCCGAGCCCCGGACCAGGGCGCAGGCATTCCCCCACGAGTTCTCCGGCGGCATGCGGCAGCGCGCCATGATCGCCATGGCCATCGCCAACGACCCGGACGTGATCGTCGCCGACGAGCCGACGACCGCCCTCGACGTCACCGTCCAGGCCCAGGTCCTGGACGTCCTGCGTACCGCCCAGCGCGAGACCGGTGCCGCGCTCCTGCTGGTCAGCCACGACCTCGGGGTGATCGCCGGGGTGGCAGACCGGGTCGCGGTGATGTACGCCGGCCGCATCGTGGAGACCGCACCGGCGTCCGGACTCTTCCGGCGCCCCCGCATGCCGTACACCCTCGGGCTGATCGGTGCCGTGCCGCGGATCGACGGCCCGTCCGACGTGCTCGTTCCGATCCCGGGCTCCCCGCCCGCGGCGGGCCGGCTGCCGCAGGGCTGCGCCTTCGCGCCGCGCTGCCCGCTGGCCGAGGACCGCTGCACGACGGCGGAACCGCCGCTGACCGGGGGCGGAGAAGGCGACGGGCACCTTGCCGCCTGCGTACGCGCCGACGAGATCGCCGGCCGCGCTCTCTCCCCGGCCGAGGTCTTCCCCGTCCCCGCGATCCCGGCCCGCGGCCAGGCGCCCGGCGACCCGGTCCTGCGCGTCACCGGGCTCACCAAGACCTTCCCCGTCCTCAAGGGCACCGCGTTCAAACGGCGGGTCGGCAGCATCCACGCCGTCGACGGCGTCGACCTCGACATCCGGGCCGGTGAGACGCTCGCCCTCGTCGGCGAATCCGGGTCGGGGAAGTCCACCACCCTGTTCGAGCTGCTGAACCTCGCCCGGCCCGAGGGCGGCGAGATCGAGCTGTTCGGCCGCTCGCTCGACGGACTCTCCAAGCGCGACCGCAAGGCACTGCGCGGCCGCGTCCAGATCGTCTTCCAGGACCCCATGGCCAGTCTCGACCCGCGGATGCCGGTCGGGGACATCGTCGCCGAACCGCTGCGCGCCCAGGGCGCCGACCGGGCCACCGTGGCCCGGCGGATCCCCGAACTGCTCACGCAGGTGGGCCTCGAACCGGAGCATGCGGAACGGTTCCCGCACGCGTTCTCCGGTGGCCAGCGCCAGCGGATCGGGATCGCCCGCGCGCTCTCCGTCGAACCCGAGCTGCTGGTGCTGGACGAGCCGGTGTCCGCGCTCGACGTGTCCGTGCAGGCCGGGGTGCTCAACCTGCTCCAGCGGCTCAAGGCCGAGCTGGGGCTCGCGTACCTCTTCGTCTCGCACGATCTGTCGGTGGTGCGGCACATCGCGGACCGGGTGAGCGTCGTCTACCTGGGCCGCACGGTCGAGTCGGGCACCGCCGACGAGGTCTTCGAGCAGCCCGGGCACCCGTACACCAGGGCCCTGCTGTCGGCCGTGCCGCTGCCCGACCCGGAGCGCGAGCGCCGGCGCACCAGGATCCTGCTGGCGGGCGACCCGCCCAGCCCGACCCTGCGCCACGAAGGCTGCCGCTTCCGCTCGCGCTGCCCCGTCTACGCGGAGCTGGCCGGGCCGGAGCGCGGGCGGTGCGAGAGCGAGGTGCCGGCCATGGACCGCACGGCCCACACGGCCGCGTGCCACTTCCCCCGGCGGGCCGTGACGGTATGA
- a CDS encoding ABC transporter permease, with protein sequence MTAVIETAADAAAGGARPPRPAGRAGVVLRRFVRNRGALAGGAVLLLLFLLAFAGPLISHWDYSHIDYTALREGPDSRHWWGTNRIGQDVFAQTVRGLQKSLLIGLLVALFSTVLASLVGACAGYFGGWTDRLLMFGVDLLLVFPAFLIIAIISPRLRGGGWIAFVGLLAVFGWMITARVVRSMTLSLKEREFVQAARYMGVGPFHIIRRHILPNVASFLIIDATIAVGGAVMSETALSYFGFGVQAPDVSLGTLIASTTGGAVTYPWMFFFPAGLLIVFVLAVNLAGDGLRDALDPTSGHGRTTTRAAKNTKNTKKTEEKGR encoded by the coding sequence ATGACCGCTGTCATCGAGACCGCCGCCGACGCCGCCGCCGGGGGAGCCCGGCCGCCCCGCCCGGCCGGCCGGGCCGGCGTGGTGCTGCGCCGCTTCGTGCGCAACCGCGGGGCGCTCGCCGGAGGGGCGGTCCTGCTGCTGCTCTTCCTGCTCGCCTTCGCCGGACCGCTGATCAGTCACTGGGACTACAGCCACATCGACTACACCGCTCTGCGCGAAGGACCGGACAGCAGACACTGGTGGGGGACCAACCGGATCGGTCAGGACGTCTTCGCCCAGACCGTCCGCGGACTGCAGAAGTCACTGCTGATCGGCCTGCTGGTGGCACTGTTCTCGACCGTGCTGGCCTCCCTGGTCGGTGCCTGCGCGGGTTACTTCGGCGGCTGGACGGACCGGCTGCTGATGTTCGGCGTCGATCTGCTGCTGGTCTTCCCGGCCTTCCTGATCATCGCGATCATCTCGCCCCGGCTGCGTGGTGGCGGCTGGATCGCCTTCGTCGGACTGCTCGCAGTCTTCGGCTGGATGATCACCGCACGGGTGGTGCGCTCCATGACGCTCTCGCTCAAGGAGCGCGAATTCGTGCAGGCCGCCCGGTACATGGGGGTCGGCCCGTTCCACATCATCCGGCGCCACATCCTGCCGAACGTCGCCTCCTTCCTCATCATCGACGCGACCATCGCGGTGGGCGGAGCCGTGATGAGTGAGACCGCGCTCTCCTACTTCGGCTTCGGGGTGCAGGCGCCCGATGTGTCGCTCGGCACGCTGATCGCCTCCACGACCGGCGGCGCGGTGACCTACCCCTGGATGTTCTTCTTCCCGGCCGGGCTGCTCATCGTCTTCGTCCTCGCCGTGAACCTGGCCGGTGACGGACTGCGCGACGCGCTCGACCCGACGAGCGGACACGGCCGCACCACCACCCGTGCCGCGAAGAACACGAAGAACACGAAGAAGACAGAGGAGAAGGGCCGATGA
- a CDS encoding ABC transporter permease — protein MAAFLAKRLAYYVVLLLAAVCLSYLLASLALDPRAYYEGRQPPLSPVSVDHHLTALGVNDHEPLLSRFTSWAGQVAHGDLGQTIDGTPVGEEFGRRIGVSLRLLLLGTVLGTVLGVLAGAWTAIRQYRLSDRLTTVASFVLLSTPVFLLAVLLKIGAIWFNQRTGSDIIKFTGEKSPGVDSGFWTVLKDRSVHLLLPTVSIALGTIASYSRYQRSTMLDVLGSDYLRTAQAKGLTRNAALFKHGLRTALIPMSTYFSYGFLALFTGATFTETIFGWHGMGEWFVSSVGKNDVNSVVAVNVFAAVMVLLSGFLADVLHAALDPRIRNA, from the coding sequence GTGGCCGCCTTCCTGGCCAAGCGACTCGCCTACTACGTAGTCCTGTTGCTGGCCGCAGTCTGTCTCTCGTACCTGCTGGCCTCCCTGGCGCTCGATCCGCGCGCGTACTACGAAGGGCGTCAGCCGCCCCTGTCGCCCGTGTCGGTCGACCACCACCTCACCGCGCTCGGGGTCAACGACCACGAGCCGCTGCTCTCCCGCTTCACGAGCTGGGCGGGGCAGGTGGCACACGGGGACCTCGGGCAGACCATCGACGGCACCCCGGTGGGGGAGGAGTTCGGCCGTCGGATCGGGGTCAGCCTGCGGCTGCTGCTGCTCGGCACCGTCCTCGGGACCGTGCTCGGCGTGCTGGCCGGTGCCTGGACGGCCATCCGCCAGTACCGGCTCTCCGACCGGCTGACCACCGTCGCCTCGTTCGTCCTCCTGTCGACGCCCGTGTTCCTGCTGGCCGTTCTGCTGAAGATCGGCGCCATCTGGTTCAACCAGCGCACCGGCAGCGACATCATCAAGTTCACCGGCGAGAAGAGCCCCGGAGTGGACTCCGGATTCTGGACCGTGCTCAAGGACCGGTCGGTGCACCTGCTGCTGCCGACCGTCTCCATCGCGCTCGGCACCATCGCGAGCTACAGCCGCTACCAGCGCTCCACCATGCTCGACGTTCTCGGCTCCGACTATCTGCGGACCGCCCAGGCCAAGGGACTCACCCGCAACGCCGCCCTGTTCAAACACGGGCTGCGCACCGCGCTCATCCCCATGTCCACGTACTTCAGCTACGGATTCCTCGCCCTGTTCACCGGCGCGACCTTCACCGAAACGATCTTCGGCTGGCACGGGATGGGCGAGTGGTTCGTCTCCTCCGTCGGCAAGAACGACGTCAACTCCGTCGTCGCCGTCAACGTGTTCGCCGCCGTGATGGTCCTGCTGTCCGGCTTCCTCGCGGATGTCCTGCATGCCGCGCTCGACCCGCGCATCCGGAACGCCTGA
- a CDS encoding ABC transporter family substrate-binding protein, translated as MRRTTVIAIAAALSATLAVSGCDSSDGDGKAPRKQAAPKADGQSINVHPASDLKQGGSLRFGIDQWITQYNINQVDGQQGDAQDIIRAVLPDLFDSDAKGAIHANPDFLVSAKVTSTSPQVVEYDLNPKATWSDGKPLSWQDFQAQWKALNGSDEAFEAVDTSGYDQISKVEQGTGAHGVKITFSSPYADWQRLFDPLYPASYIDTPEKFNKGWSQKAVVTGSSFKVGTYDKTAQTVTLVPDPKWWGNKPKLDTIVYRVLDSAASTEAYLNKETDQTTALLPEDYKRLVKDPDTDIRRGARWDEVHITLNGGRGPLKDVAVRNAVQAAINRAGVNESFSKDLSFELKPLNNHFFMPNQQGYQDNSSEFDTYDPEKAKKLLDSAGWKDQGEGKPRTKDGKQLALDYTLSAGSTSSATDQAELVQQMLGAVGIKVDIKKVPANDYFNKFVNTGNFDIVSFRNVDAVYQTMLTPVFISPKGKNLFQNFGSVGSPKIDGLLKKAAGTTDHAEAVKLYNEADAEIWKLGHSIELYQRPQITAVRKGLANYGAFGLADTDYTKVGWLK; from the coding sequence ATGCGCAGAACCACCGTGATCGCCATCGCCGCAGCCCTGTCGGCCACCCTGGCGGTGAGCGGCTGCGACTCCTCCGACGGGGACGGAAAGGCGCCCAGGAAGCAGGCGGCGCCCAAGGCCGACGGGCAGAGCATCAACGTCCACCCGGCGAGCGACCTGAAGCAGGGCGGGTCACTGCGGTTCGGTATCGATCAGTGGATCACGCAGTACAACATCAACCAGGTCGACGGCCAGCAGGGCGATGCCCAGGACATCATCAGGGCCGTACTTCCGGACCTCTTCGACTCCGACGCCAAGGGCGCGATCCACGCCAACCCCGACTTCCTCGTCTCGGCGAAGGTCACCTCGACCAGCCCCCAGGTAGTGGAGTACGACCTCAACCCGAAGGCCACGTGGTCCGACGGGAAGCCGCTGAGCTGGCAGGACTTCCAGGCCCAGTGGAAGGCGCTGAACGGCTCGGACGAGGCTTTCGAGGCCGTCGACACCTCGGGCTACGACCAGATCTCCAAGGTCGAGCAGGGGACCGGCGCCCACGGCGTGAAGATCACCTTCTCCTCGCCGTACGCCGACTGGCAGCGCCTCTTCGACCCGCTGTACCCGGCCTCGTACATCGACACCCCGGAGAAGTTCAACAAGGGCTGGTCGCAGAAGGCCGTCGTCACGGGCAGCTCCTTCAAGGTCGGCACGTACGACAAGACCGCGCAGACCGTCACCCTCGTTCCCGACCCCAAGTGGTGGGGGAACAAGCCGAAGCTGGACACCATCGTCTACCGCGTCCTGGACTCCGCGGCGTCGACCGAGGCGTACCTCAACAAGGAGACCGACCAGACGACCGCCCTGCTCCCCGAGGACTACAAGCGCCTCGTCAAGGACCCGGACACCGACATCAGGCGGGGTGCGCGCTGGGACGAGGTACACATCACGCTCAACGGCGGCCGCGGCCCGCTGAAGGACGTGGCGGTGCGCAACGCCGTCCAGGCGGCGATCAACCGGGCGGGCGTCAACGAGAGCTTCAGCAAGGACCTCTCCTTCGAACTGAAGCCGCTGAACAACCACTTCTTCATGCCGAACCAGCAGGGGTACCAGGACAACTCCAGCGAGTTCGACACGTACGACCCCGAGAAGGCGAAGAAGCTCCTGGACTCGGCGGGCTGGAAGGACCAGGGCGAGGGCAAGCCGCGCACCAAGGACGGCAAGCAGCTCGCGCTCGACTACACGCTGAGCGCGGGGTCCACGTCCTCCGCGACGGACCAGGCCGAGCTGGTGCAGCAGATGCTCGGCGCGGTCGGCATCAAGGTGGACATCAAGAAGGTCCCGGCGAACGACTACTTCAACAAGTTCGTCAACACCGGCAACTTCGACATCGTCAGCTTCCGTAACGTCGACGCCGTCTACCAGACGATGCTCACCCCGGTCTTCATCAGCCCCAAGGGCAAGAACCTCTTCCAGAACTTCGGCTCGGTCGGCTCCCCGAAGATCGACGGACTGCTGAAGAAGGCCGCCGGCACCACCGACCACGCCGAGGCCGTCAAGCTGTACAACGAGGCCGATGCCGAGATCTGGAAGCTCGGTCACTCCATCGAGCTCTACCAGCGCCCGCAGATCACCGCGGTCCGCAAGGGGCTGGCCAACTACGGCGCGTTCGGTCTGGCCGACACGGACTACACCAAGGTCGGCTGGCTCAAGTAA
- a CDS encoding TetR family transcriptional regulator, with the protein MPTARDALLDAAHAALTVRPWPAVRMVDVAAAAGVSRQTLYNEFGSKDGLARALARRAADLYLAGVERALGSAGGTGDRLAATAAWTVRAVRASALVRGLLTGCWGERLPRPVPSLRRPASVVPAQRRADAGLPTPAELLGQVRDRAVAALEEGRPPHDPAALAVTCELALRLALSYALVPPPPGAAEDGMPLVRDVVEWAQGAVT; encoded by the coding sequence ATGCCGACAGCGCGGGACGCACTGCTGGACGCCGCCCACGCGGCGCTGACCGTCCGGCCCTGGCCGGCCGTACGCATGGTCGATGTGGCCGCGGCCGCGGGGGTGTCCCGGCAGACCCTCTACAACGAGTTCGGCAGCAAGGACGGACTGGCCAGGGCCCTGGCCCGCCGGGCCGCCGACCTCTATCTGGCCGGTGTCGAGCGGGCCCTGGGATCCGCCGGCGGCACGGGTGACCGGTTGGCCGCCACCGCTGCCTGGACCGTCCGTGCCGTACGGGCGAGCGCCCTGGTCAGGGGGTTGCTCACGGGCTGCTGGGGTGAGCGGTTACCCCGCCCCGTTCCCTCGCTGCGACGCCCCGCGTCCGTCGTGCCCGCGCAGCGCCGGGCCGACGCCGGGCTGCCGACCCCCGCCGAGCTGCTCGGCCAGGTCCGGGACCGTGCGGTGGCCGCCCTGGAGGAGGGGCGCCCGCCGCACGATCCGGCGGCCCTGGCCGTGACCTGCGAGCTCGCCCTGCGGCTCGCCCTGTCGTACGCACTGGTGCCCCCGCCCCCCGGAGCTGCGGAGGACGGGATGCCGCTGGTGCGGGACGTGGTGGAGTGGGCGCAGGGTGCGGTTACTTGA
- the hisN gene encoding histidinol-phosphatase, giving the protein MPDYHDDLRLAHVLADAADATTMDRFKALDLKVETKPDMTPVSEADKAAEELIRGHLHRARPRDAILGEEYGIEGTGPRRWVIDPIDGTKNYVRGVPVWATLISLMEAGEDGFQPVVGVVSAPALQRRWWAAKGAGAFTGRSLTSASRLHVSNVERIADASFAYSSLTGWEEQGRLDGFMDLTRACWRTRGYGDFWPYMMVAEGSVDICAEPELSLWDMAANAIIVQEAGGRFTSLDGVSGPGGGNAAASNGTLHHELLGYLNQRY; this is encoded by the coding sequence ATGCCCGACTACCACGATGATCTGCGCCTCGCCCACGTGCTGGCGGACGCCGCCGACGCGACGACGATGGACCGGTTCAAGGCTCTCGACCTCAAGGTCGAGACCAAACCGGACATGACGCCGGTGAGTGAGGCCGACAAGGCCGCCGAGGAGCTGATCCGCGGCCACCTCCATCGGGCACGGCCGCGCGACGCGATCCTGGGCGAGGAGTACGGGATCGAGGGGACGGGTCCGCGCCGCTGGGTGATCGACCCGATCGACGGCACCAAGAACTACGTGCGCGGCGTGCCGGTCTGGGCGACGCTGATCTCGCTGATGGAGGCCGGCGAGGACGGGTTCCAGCCGGTGGTCGGCGTGGTGTCCGCGCCCGCGCTGCAGCGGCGCTGGTGGGCGGCGAAGGGGGCGGGTGCGTTCACCGGCCGCAGCCTGACCTCCGCGAGCCGGCTGCACGTCTCGAACGTGGAGCGCATCGCGGACGCCTCGTTCGCGTACTCCTCGCTGACCGGCTGGGAGGAGCAGGGCCGGCTGGACGGCTTCATGGACCTGACCCGGGCCTGCTGGCGCACCCGTGGGTACGGGGACTTCTGGCCGTACATGATGGTCGCCGAGGGTTCGGTCGACATCTGTGCCGAGCCGGAGCTCTCGCTCTGGGACATGGCGGCGAACGCGATCATCGTCCAGGAGGCGGGGGGCCGGTTCACCAGCCTGGACGGGGTCAGCGGACCGGGTGGCGGCAATGCCGCGGCCTCGAACGGAACGCTCCACCACGAACTGCTCGGGTATCTGAACCAGCGCTACTGA
- a CDS encoding CBS domain-containing protein produces MLVRDAMSTMVLTIGPTHTLRQAARLMSARRIGAAVVHDPDTCGLGIITERDILNAVGSGQDPDVETASTHTTTDVVFAAPTWTLEEAAEAMTHGGFRHLIVLDADGPVGIVSVRDIIRCWAPARRHPVELAV; encoded by the coding sequence ATGCTCGTCCGCGACGCCATGAGCACGATGGTCCTCACCATCGGCCCGACCCACACCCTCCGTCAGGCCGCCCGGCTGATGTCGGCGCGCCGGATCGGAGCAGCCGTCGTCCACGACCCGGACACCTGCGGGCTCGGCATCATCACCGAGCGCGACATCCTCAACGCGGTCGGATCGGGGCAGGACCCCGATGTCGAGACCGCTTCCACCCACACGACGACCGATGTGGTCTTCGCCGCACCCACCTGGACCCTGGAGGAGGCCGCCGAGGCCATGACGCACGGCGGCTTCCGGCATCTGATCGTGCTGGACGCCGACGGGCCGGTCGGCATCGTCTCGGTGCGCGACATCATCCGCTGCTGGGCACCGGCCCGGCGTCATCCGGTGGAGCTGGCCGTCTGA
- a CDS encoding catalase translates to MTARRHGECAGTTQEAHVTQGPLTTEAGAPVADNQNSQTAGIGGPVLVQDQSLLEKLAHFNRERIPERIVHARGAGAYGTFTLTRDVSQWTRAKFLSEVGKQTETFLRFSTVAGNLGSADAVRDPRGFALKFYTEDGNYDLVGNNTPVFFIKDAIKFPDFIHTQKRDPYTGSQEADNVWDFWGLSPESTHQVTWLFGDRGIPATLRHMNGYGSHTYQWSNEAGEVFWVKYHFKTDQGIKNLTQDEANKLAGEDPDSHQRDLRESIERGEFPSWTVQVQIMPAAEAATYRFNPFDLTKVWPHEDYPPVEIGKLELNRNPENIFAETEQSIFSPAHFVPGIGPSPDKMLQGRLFAYGDAHRYRVGINADHLPVNRPHATEARTNSRDGYLYDGRHKGAKNYEPNSFGGPVQTDRPLWEATQVTGGTGAHEAPSHAEDNDFVQAGNLYRLYSEDEKSRLIDNLAGFIAKVSREDIAERAINNFRQADGDFGKRLEAAVQALRS, encoded by the coding sequence ATGACGGCTCGACGGCATGGCGAATGTGCAGGAACCACGCAGGAGGCGCACGTGACACAGGGACCGCTCACCACGGAGGCCGGCGCACCGGTCGCCGACAACCAGAACAGCCAGACGGCGGGCATCGGCGGTCCGGTCCTGGTGCAGGACCAGTCGCTGCTGGAGAAGCTCGCGCACTTCAACCGTGAGCGCATTCCGGAGCGCATCGTGCACGCCCGCGGTGCCGGTGCGTACGGCACCTTCACGCTGACCCGTGACGTCTCGCAGTGGACGCGGGCGAAGTTCCTCTCCGAGGTCGGCAAGCAGACCGAGACCTTCCTGCGCTTCTCCACGGTCGCCGGCAACCTCGGCTCGGCCGACGCGGTGCGCGACCCGCGCGGTTTCGCGCTGAAGTTCTACACCGAGGACGGCAACTACGACCTCGTCGGCAACAACACCCCGGTGTTCTTCATCAAGGACGCCATCAAGTTCCCCGACTTCATCCACACCCAGAAGCGTGACCCGTACACGGGCTCGCAGGAGGCGGACAACGTCTGGGACTTCTGGGGTCTGTCGCCCGAGTCCACCCACCAGGTGACCTGGCTCTTCGGTGACCGGGGGATCCCGGCCACGCTCCGCCACATGAACGGCTACGGCTCGCACACCTACCAGTGGAGCAACGAGGCCGGCGAGGTCTTCTGGGTCAAATACCACTTCAAGACCGACCAGGGCATCAAGAACCTCACCCAGGACGAGGCCAACAAGCTCGCCGGCGAGGACCCGGACAGCCACCAGCGCGATCTGCGTGAGTCCATCGAACGGGGTGAGTTCCCGTCCTGGACCGTGCAGGTCCAGATCATGCCTGCGGCCGAGGCGGCGACGTACCGGTTCAATCCGTTCGACCTCACCAAGGTGTGGCCTCACGAGGACTACCCGCCGGTCGAGATAGGCAAGCTGGAGCTCAACCGGAACCCGGAGAACATCTTCGCCGAGACCGAGCAGTCGATCTTCAGTCCCGCCCACTTCGTGCCCGGCATCGGTCCGTCCCCGGACAAGATGCTCCAGGGCCGTCTCTTCGCGTACGGCGACGCGCACCGCTACCGCGTCGGGATCAACGCCGACCACCTGCCGGTCAACCGCCCGCACGCCACCGAGGCACGCACCAACAGCCGTGACGGGTACCTGTACGACGGCCGCCACAAGGGCGCGAAGAACTACGAGCCGAACAGCTTCGGCGGACCGGTCCAGACCGACCGCCCCCTGTGGGAGGCCACTCAGGTCACGGGCGGCACGGGTGCCCACGAGGCGCCGAGCCACGCCGAGGACAACGACTTCGTGCAGGCCGGGAACCTCTACCGGCTCTACTCCGAGGACGAGAAGAGCCGGCTGATCGACAACCTCGCGGGGTTCATAGCGAAGGTCTCGCGCGAGGACATCGCCGAGCGCGCGATCAACAACTTCCGCCAGGCCGACGGTGACTTCGGCAAGCGGCTGGAGGCGGCCGTCCAGGCTCTGCGCAGCTAG
- a CDS encoding Fur family transcriptional regulator yields MSDLLERLRGRGWRMTAQRRVVAEVLDGDHVHLTADEVHARAVAKLPEISRATVYNTLGEMVTLGEVIEVSTDRRAKRYDPNAHRPHHHLVCAKCGAIRDVHPAGDPLADLPAGERFGFMISGVEMTYRGICPNCAAAA; encoded by the coding sequence ATGAGTGACCTGCTGGAACGACTTCGTGGACGCGGCTGGCGCATGACTGCGCAGCGGCGCGTCGTGGCCGAGGTTCTCGACGGGGATCACGTGCACCTGACAGCCGACGAGGTCCACGCACGGGCCGTCGCCAAGCTGCCCGAGATCTCCCGCGCCACCGTCTACAACACCCTGGGCGAGATGGTGACCCTCGGCGAGGTCATCGAGGTCTCCACCGACCGCCGGGCCAAGCGTTACGACCCGAACGCACACCGCCCCCACCACCACCTGGTCTGCGCGAAGTGCGGCGCCATCCGCGACGTGCACCCGGCGGGCGACCCGCTCGCGGACCTGCCGGCCGGAGAGCGTTTCGGCTTCATGATCTCCGGCGTCGAGATGACGTACCGCGGGATCTGCCCGAACTGCGCCGCGGCCGCCTGA
- a CDS encoding ABC transporter ATP-binding protein, with amino-acid sequence MGDPHPNPPQATAPPTTAPKLHARALSRSFGRGTKALAALGPVDLDIAPGEFTCIVGPSGCGKSTLLRIAAGLLRPSAGELSIRTTSPRPAAMIFQDYGIHDWKTVLANVRFGLDIQRTPRRVADARARDWLDRLGLADFAGAYPAELSGGMRQRVAIARALAVEPEILLMDEPFAALDAQLRTIMQDELLDLTQTTRTTTLFITHSLEEAIVLGDRVLVMSARPGRIIAEHRPPFARPRTGGIRSTPEFTALKSELWELLRGEVGGEAATV; translated from the coding sequence GTGGGAGACCCGCACCCGAACCCACCCCAGGCAACCGCGCCACCGACCACCGCCCCCAAGCTCCACGCCCGCGCGCTCTCCCGCTCCTTCGGGCGGGGCACCAAGGCTCTGGCAGCCCTCGGCCCCGTCGATCTCGACATCGCGCCGGGTGAGTTCACCTGCATCGTCGGACCGTCCGGCTGCGGCAAGTCCACCCTGCTGAGGATCGCGGCCGGGCTCCTGCGCCCCAGCGCCGGGGAACTGTCCATCCGTACGACATCGCCCCGCCCGGCCGCGATGATCTTCCAGGACTACGGGATCCATGACTGGAAGACCGTCCTCGCCAACGTCCGCTTCGGCCTCGACATCCAGCGCACGCCCCGCCGGGTGGCCGACGCCAGGGCGCGCGACTGGCTGGACCGGCTGGGCCTCGCCGACTTCGCCGGCGCCTATCCCGCCGAGCTCTCCGGCGGGATGCGCCAGCGGGTGGCGATCGCCCGCGCGCTCGCCGTCGAGCCCGAGATCCTGCTCATGGACGAGCCGTTCGCGGCGCTCGACGCACAGCTGCGCACGATCATGCAGGACGAACTGCTCGACCTCACCCAGACCACCCGCACCACCACCCTGTTCATCACCCACAGCCTGGAGGAGGCGATCGTGCTCGGGGACCGGGTCCTCGTGATGTCCGCCAGACCGGGCCGGATCATCGCCGAGCACCGCCCGCCGTTCGCCCGGCCGCGCACCGGTGGCATCCGCTCGACACCCGAGTTCACCGCGCTGAAGAGCGAGTTGTGGGAACTGCTGCGCGGCGAGGTCGGCGGAGAGGCGGCGACGGTATGA